Below is a genomic region from Flavobacterium ginsengisoli.
AAAAATAGAAACCGTAAACGGATTAATTAATACAGAAACAGGTACTGTAAATTTTAGAGCTCGTTTCCCAAATCCAAAAGGAATTATCAGAAGCGGAAGCAGTACTACAGTGCAAATTCCGAACTACGTTAAAGACGCCATTATAATTCCTCAAAGTGCCACTTTCGAATTACAAGATAAAATGTTTGCAGTTGTTGTAGGAAAGGACAAAAAGACGACAAATGCTAATATCACAGTGTTGGACAACTCTGCAGGAAACTATTATGTGGTAACAAGCGGTTTAAAAGCTGGAGATGAAATTGTATTAGAAGGAGTAGCTTCATTGAAAGAAGGAACTGAAATTAAACCTAATAATCAAAGCCAAGAAGCAGTTTACGCCGATTTAAAATAAAAAAAATGTTTAAAAAATTTATACAAAGACCCGTACTCTCGACGGTAATATCTGTTATTATCGTCATCTTAGGTGTTTTAGGCCTAATTGAGTTACCGATTTCCCAATATCCGGATATCGCGCCACCAACTGTAAACGTTGCGGCAAGTTATACTGGAGCCAATGCAGATGTGGTACTTAAAAGTATCGTGATTCCGCTTGAGGAGCAGATTAATGGTGTAGAAAACATGACTTACATGACTTCTACAGCAACAAATGACGGAAATGCTTCGATCAAAGTTTTCTTTAAAGTAGGAACAAATCCTGATTTAGCAGCCGGTAAACGTTCAGAACAGGGTTTCTAGAGCAACCAGTTTATTGCCAGTGGAGGTAACTCAGGCTGGGGTTACAGTAACCAAAAGTCAGAGTAGTAACTTGTTGATTTTCTCTTTATATAGTGATGATAAAGCTTACGATCAGACGTTTCTTCAAAACTATGCAAAGATTAACCTTGTACCGCAAATTCAGCGTGTAGTTGGGGTTGGAGATGTAACGGTTTTTGGTGCCAAAGATTACTCGATGAGAATCTGGCTAAAACCAGACATAATGCAACAATATAAACTGATTCCAAGCGATATTTCGGCAGCTTTAGCAGAACAAAATATAGAAGCAGCACCAGGTAAATTTGGTGAAAACGGAAATCAGGCATTTCAATATGTAATTAAATACAAAGGACGTCTAACAAGTGCTCAGGAATTTGGGGACATTGTTATAAAATCTGTTGGAAATGGACAGATGTTAAGACTTAAAGATGTGGCCAAAGTTGAATTGGGATCTTTAAGTTATTCTTCAACGATTAAAACAAATGGAGTAGAATCGGCAGCAATGGCGATTAGCCAGACTCCTGGATCTAATGCTCGTGATGTAATTATCAATTCTAAAAAACTGATTGAAGAAGTCGCAAAAAGTTTCCCAAAAGGAATGAAGTACACTATTATGGTGGATGTTAACGAGAACTTGGATGCTTCTATTGAAAAAGTAATTCACACTTTGGTTGAAGCCTTTATATTGGTTTTCATCGTAGTATTTATTTTCCTTCAGGATTTTAGATCGACTTTAATTCCGGCAATTGCGGTTCCGGTTGCGATTGTGGGTACATTCTTCTTCCTGAATTTATTCGGATTTACGATCAACTTATTGACGCTTTTTGCAATGGTACTCGCCATTGGTATTGTGGTCGATGATGCGATTGTCGTCGTCGAGGCTGTTCACGCCAAACTCGACCACGGATATAAGTCGGCTAAAAAAGCGACTATTCACGCGATGGACGAGATTTCAGGAGCGATTATTTCGATTACCTTAGTAATGGCCGCGGTATTTATTCCAGTAACCTTTATTAACGGATCAACAGGGGTATTCTACAAACAGTTTGGTATTACACTGGCGGTTGCGATTATTCTTTCGGCAGTAAATGCCTTGACTTTGAGTCCGGCTTTATGTGCGCTTTTATTGAAACCACATGCTGATGATCACAAACATAAAAGTTATTTACAGCGTTTTTATACTTCATTTAACGTTGCATTCGACAATGTTACAGCACGATACAAACGTTCTGTAAGTTTCCTTTCTGCGAAAAAATGGATCGCATTGGCTTCAATTGTAATTGCTGGTGCTGCGTTGGTTTATATGATGAAAACTACGCCTTCTGCTTTCGTACCTTCGGAAGATCAAGGAACTGTTTTTGCTAATATTAGTTTGCCGCCATCAGCTTCTATGGAACGTTCGGATATTATTGCTAAAAGAGTAGATAGTATTGCGAAAACAATTCCAGGAGTTAAAAATACACTTCGTATTGTTGGACAGAACTTTACGGCAGGAGCAGGTAGTGCTTACAGTATGGTAATTGTAAAATTATATCCTTGGGATCAGCGTGATCTTAGTGTTGATGATGTAATTGGACAGCTTTTTGCTAAAACAAGTGGTATTCGTGAAGCAAGTATTTTCTTTATTTCTCCTCCAACTATCCAAGGTTTTGGACAAAGTGGTGGATTCGAATTCCAATTGCAGGATAAAGGAGGACACACGACTTCTGAATTTTATAAAGTGAATAATGAATTCTTAGCGAAATTATCTGAACGTCCAGAAATTCAATATGCGACAACGCCATTTAACCCTGGTTTTCCTCAGTATATGATGGATATTAATTTAGCGAAAGCGAAAGACGCAGGAGTTTCTGTAAATACGATTTTATCGACCATGCAAGGATATTACGGAGGATTGTATGCTTCGAATTTCAACAAATTCGGAAAACAATACCGTGTAATGGTTCAAGCAGCTCCAGAATTTAGAGCGAATACAGAAGGATTGAATAAAATTTTCGTTCGAAACAGCGCAGGAAACATGGCGCCAATTACCGAGTTTGTAAAAATGACTAGAGTTTTTGGACCAGAATCTATTTCGAGATTTAACTTATTTACATCAATTTCGATTACAGGAGCACCAAAACCAGGTTATAGTTCTGGAGATGCTATTAAAGCAATTCAAGAAGTGGCAGCGGAAAATCTTCCAGCAGGTTATGGATATGAATTTTCAGGTTTAACGCGTGAGGAATTAGCTTCAGGAAGCGAAACGATTTTTATTTTCCTTTTATGTTTGGTTTTCGTTTATTTCTTACTGAGCGCACAGTACGAAAGTTACATTTTACCATTTGCGGTATTATTATCGATTCCGTTTGGATTAGCAGGAGCGTATTTATTCTCGATTATTTTTAAATTAAATAGTAATATTTACCTACAAATTTCCTTAATCATGCTTATCGGACTTTTAGCGAAGAACGGTATCTTGATTGTCGAATTTGCTTTGGATAGAAGAAGAAAAGGACTTCCAATTGTACAAGCTCGCTATTGAAGGAGCAGTAGCGCGTTTACGTCCAATTCTGATGACTTCGTTTGCCTTTATTTTAGGATTAGTTCCGTTGATGTTTGCCAAAGGTGCAGGTGCTGTTGGTAATAAATCTATTGGTACTGGTGCCGTTGGTGGTATGTTAATCGGAACCATTTTAGGAGTATTTGTTATTCCGGTTCTGTTTATCATTTTCCAAAACTTGCAAGAAAGAATAAGTGGTCCAGCGAAAGATGGTTATGATGATGACGATGATGATGAAGACGAAATTCATTTAATAGAAGCTCACAAAGAGTAAAATTTAATTACAACAAAAATGACGAATAGTTCTAATAAATATATTTTACTGGTAATAACAGCCGCACTCATTAGTGCGTGCTCTGTTACCAAGAAATACGAACGTCCCACAACTTTAAAAACAGATCAATTGTATCGTGATCAGTCTACAACAGATTCGACTACAATTGCAGACATGCCTTGGAATACTGTTTTTAAAGATGAAAAATTAAATGCATTAATTCAAAAAGGTTTAGAACAGAACCTGAATTTGAAAAATGCAATTGAGAATATTGTTCAGGCAAGAGCTTCTCTGCGTCAGAGTAAATTGGCTTATTACCCAAGTTTGCAGTTAGATGCAAACGTAACGCATAACAAGCAATCTCAGGCAGGATTAAACTTTCCGGCAGGAATCAATATTAATACCTTAACTACAACTTACAAATTAGGTGTAAGCAGTTCTTGGGAAATTGATGTTTGGGGAAAATTAAGCAGTTCTAAAAGAGCGGCTTTGGCAACTTATTTAGCTTCTGATGCTGCAAAACAAGCTGTTCAAACACAGCTTATTGCTGATATTGCCAATAATTACTTCTTGCTATTATCGTATGATGAATCGTTAAAAATTACGGAAGAAACCTTAAAAAGCCGTATCGAAAACGTTGCAACCATTAAAGCTTTAAAAGAAGGAGCAATTGTAACTGGTGCAGCTGTTGTTCAGAGTGAGGCCAATCAGCACGCGGCTGAAGTTTTGATTCCAGATTTGAAACAAAGCATTCGTGAAACCGAAAATGCTTTAAATATTTTACTTGGACAAGGGCCTGGGCCAATTGATAGAGGTGTTTTGGGAACACAAATTATTCCTGAACAAATCGCAATCGGAATGCCAGCACAGTTATTGAATAATCGTCCTGATGTCCGTCAAGCGGAATTTAATTTCAGAGTCGCTTTTGAGTCGACTAATTTGGCTAAAACTTATTTTTACCCAAGTTTGACGCTTACAGCAAGTACTGGATTTTCAAATTTAGAGTTGAATGATTTCTTCAGCCACTCTATTTTTTATTCGATTATCGGAGGATTAACACAACCTTTATTTAATCATGGTTTAAATAAAATGAGATTGACTACAGCGCAGTCACAACAATTGCAAGCATACAACAATTTCCAACAAAGTCTTTTAGTAGCTGGTCAGGAAGTTTCAAATGCATTGTATGCGTACCAAATGGCTGTTGAAAAAGAAGATTCTAGAGCGAAACAAATTGCGGCTTTAGAAAAAGCAGTCGACTTTACACAAGAGCTTTTAGAATACAGTTCGGCAACTAACTATACAGATGTATTAACATCTCAACAAAATCTTTTAGCAACGACAATTAAACGGAGTTAATGATAACCTGCAAAAATTACAAGCTGTTATTAATTTGTACAGAGCGTTGGGTGGTGGTTGGAAATAATTGTTTATAATGATAAAAACCGTCTCAAAACCTGAGACGGTTTTTTGAAAAGTACGTCGTTTAAAAAACGCTCTCCGTCGATTAGTTTGATGATTTTGTATAATGAATGCTTGAATCGTGAATCTTTGGCATTACTTTCGATTAATATCTAATAAGATTAACATTTAAATTCTAAAGACATGAAAAAGTTTATATTCGCCTCAGTGCTTTTTATGAGTGCATTTTTTGCTCAAGCTCAGGTATCAGTAAATGTAAATATTGGTACACCTCCAAATTGGGGACCACAAGGTTACGACAACAGCAGATACTATTATTTGCCAGACATCGATGTATATTATGATGTAAATCAAAGCGTATTTATTTACGACAACAGCGGAAAATGGGTTCGTGAAAGAAGACTTCCGTCAAGATATAGAAGTTATGATTTGTATTCTGGTTATAAAGTAGTTTTGACAGATTATAGAGGAGATGCTCCGTACTATTATCACACAAAACACAGAACTGAATATCCGAAAGGTTACCACGGAAAACCTCAAAAAAATAGAGGAGAAAAACCAAAAGGTAACAACGGAAATCATTACGGAAACGATAAAGGAAAAAACAAAGAAAATAAGTCAGACAAAAACCACGATCACGGTAATGGCAAACACCATTAAATAAACATGACTAAAAGAAAACGCCTCCAATTGGAGGCGTTTTTGATTTTATACCATGAGTAAATAGAAAATATATCGTTTATATATTTCAAACATAGCCCGCGGTTTCAACCGCGGGAAACGTATTGTGTGTTTTGTCGCTCCTCCGTTGCTATAAATATGTCGCTCATCTAGAGCTTTTTTCTTGCGCTGGGAATTTTTGCTATAAATATTTCGCTCCTCTGGAGCTTTTGCATTTTAGTTGCTAATTCGTAGCTAAAATGAATTGCCTCCAGCTTTAGCTGGAGGTTACTAGATTCTACATTTATTGGCTTTAGCCAAACTAGGCGCAAAAGTTTGGCTAAAGCCTTTTATTTGGATAAACAAAAAACCTCCAGCTAAAGCTGGAGGCAATTGATATTTAAATTTTTTATTAAAATAAATTTGTGCTAATTCGTGAAATTAGTGGCTAAAAAAATCCTTTTTAATCCAAATAATCTGTGGCAAAAAAACTATTCAGAAACCGTTTTCACCTTATGGCCAAAAGCCCCAAAAGAAAGAATAATCAAGAAACAAACTAGCGGAATAATATATCCTGACTGAATATCATCGTGATTCATATCGATTAAAGTTCCCATTCCGTACGGAATAATAGCACCTCCAACGATCGACATTACTAACCAAGAAGAACCCGTTTCTGTATTTGATTTTAAGCCTTTAATTCCTAAAGAGAAAATGGTTGGGAACATAATTGACATAAAGAACCCAATTCCTCCAAGAGCGTAAATAACCACAATTCCAGAACCGTAAATTGCGACTAAACACAATAAAACACTCATTACGCAATAGATTGAAAGTAAAACATAATCTTTTACAAAACGTAAAAAGAAAGTTCCAATAAAACGTCCTGCCATAAAAAGGAAACCATAGATTCCTAAATAATATCCAGCCGTTTTTTCATCTAATCCAGCTCCTTGCTGTGCAATTCTGATAAAGAAACTTGTGATACAAACCTGCGCACCAACATAGAAAAATTGAGCTACAACACCCCAGCTTAAATGTCTGAATTTTAAAACAGAGAAAAATCCTGGTTTAATTTCAGCTTCAGCATGAGTCGCTTTCATTGAAGGTAATTGTACGAAATAAAATATAACAGCAACCAAAACTAAGATGCTCCCCAAAACAATATAAGGCATTTTTACAGAAGCAGACTTCGCCCAATAAATAAGCCGCTTTTTCGGCCTCAGGCATTGCCGCCATTTGTTCTTTTGTATGATTTGTTCCAGATAAGATAAATAGCGAACCTACAATAGGAGCTACCATTGCCGCTAATCCGTTGAAAGAAGCCGCTAAATTCAATCTTTTTGAAGAAGATTCTGCTGGCCCTAAAATCGCTGCGTATGGGTTTGCACTGGTTTCTAAAATCGTTAAACCGCATCCAATTACAAAAAGGGCAAATAAGAACAATTCGTAAGTTCTAGTATTAGTCGCTGGAACAAACAAAAATGCTCCTGCTCGCAAAAACTAATAATCCAGTAATGATACTGTTTTTATAACCAAATCTTTTAATCAGCATTCCAGCTGGAATCGCCATAATGAAGTAAGCAAAGAATACAGAAGTATCAATAAGAGTAGACTGGCGATTATTTAATTCGCACGCTTTTTTCAAGTGCGGAATTAAAACTGAATCTAAGTTGTGGGCCATTCCCCACAGAAAAAATAGGCATGTAACTAAAATAAAAGGCAAAAGGTACTGATTTCCTTTTCCGCCTTCTGTTGGCACTTCGTGTTGATCGCCAGCTTGGTTTGTAATTTGCATTTAGATAGTTTTTAGTTTTTAGTTTATTTTTTATAGGTTCTAAGGTTCTGAGATGCTGAGATTCTAAGTTTTTTTCTTTTGCCATAAAGGCATTAAGTTGATAAGTATTTAAAAACTTAGCACCTTAGAATCTTAGCATCTTAGAACCTTTTCTTCACAAGCAATAGATGATCACATACCAAAACGACTTCACCGCGTTGGTTAATGATTTCTACATGTTCGGTTACAGTTCCCATTTCTGGATTTTTGGCTTCGCCTTTTTCAGAAATAGTTACTTCAGAGTGAATAGTATCACCGATATGAACTGGTTTTACAAAACGCATTTTATCGTAACCTCTAGAAAAAGCTTCGGGGTTTATTTCAGATGCTGTTAATCCAATTCCGATCGCAAAAACCATGGTTCCGTGCGCAATTCTTTGTCCGAATGGCTGAGTTTTGCACCATTCTTCGTCCATGTGATGAGGAAAGAAATCTCCCGTGTGTCCGGCATGAACCACAAAATCGGTTTCTGTAATGGTTCTGCCTAAAGTTATTCGTTTGTCGTCGATTTGATAATCTTCGAAAAAAGTTGATTTAAAATACATAATTTATTCTTTTTATTCGCCAGCTCTTTCAAATAGATTTCAAAATCAGGTTTGTTTTGAAGAGGACTTAAATTTTGTTTTTTGGTTTTGAAATATAGTGTTTTAATTACACTTCATCAAAAGAAATTCCGCCGTTTTTGTTACTTTCATAACAAGCTTCTACAACTTTCATCGTCCCCAAAACATCTTGGACACTTGCAGACAATGTTGAGTCAGAACCTTCTTTGTAACGCATCAGATTAGACATTGCGCCAATAAAAGCTTCAGGAAACCACGAACCTTCCAATTTTACTTCTGTCCATTCGTATTCATTTTCATTATCTTTTTTGGGCAATGCATATTCAAAAACATCAGGAAGACCGTCAGGATAGTTCATTAACAAGCCCATTTTTGCTTTAACAGCGCCTTTTGTTCCTTCCCATTTGATGTAACTTTCTTCGTGTTTTGGACCAAAATGATGATCGTGATTCGTATTGATTACAACATGTTTATTTTCACCATAATCTAAAATAATTGTAGATCGGCTTGATGATAATTTTTTAAGCGGATGTTTGGCTGTTTTAGCATAAACACTTTTCGGATTTCCCAGAAAAGATCGAATGCAGTCAATATAATGCACGCTATGGAAAAGAATTTCCAATCTTGGATGTTCTTTTATTAAAGGAAACAATTCCCAAGGCGTATTTACGGTTACTTTGAATTCAAAATCGTATAATTCGCCAATAATTCCCTGATCGATTAAATATCTCGCAGCGCTTACAAAAGAGGCAAAACGCAGTTGGAAGTTGATTGCAGCTACGAGATTCTTTCTTTCGCAAACCGCTACAATTTCACGTGCTTGAGCTAAATCATTTCCCATTGGTTTCTGAATCAAAACTGCAGCGCCGTCAGGCAATTGTTCCAGAATTTCAATGTATTGATCAGGTAAAACGGTAATATCGTAAACAGCGTTTGAAGGCGCATTTTTTACTGCATCGGCAACACTTTCAAAAACATAATCGATTTTGAATTGTTTCTGTAAATCGTATGCTTTAGAAATCGTTCTGTTGGTAATACCAAAAACTTTAAAACCAGCCATTTCGTAAGCAGGAAGATGCGCATCTTTTACAATTCCGCTCGCTCCAATAATCACAATGGGCTGTTCTGTTTGGGGAAGTAAAGGTTTATAGGGAATATTCATTTGTTCTATATTTTGAAATTAAGCCTGCCAAGTTTAATTTTTGACAGAGCTGTGTAATGTTGTTCCTTGACTTAATTCTCTAATTTTTTTCTGAGTTTCTTCTAAAAGTATTTCAGATGGAATATCGGTTTCAATGGCTTTTAAAACAGTGCCATCAATAAGTTCGGCTACTTTTGGCCAGATTGGTGTTTGCGGCAGTGTTAATGCATTTTCATGAAGCATTTCCAGTTTATGATAAAACGGAATCAAAGTATTGATTTCTGCATCTTTCCAAGTCGATTTTCTGCATCCAATACCGCCTTCAGTAGTTAATAGTTTATCGCTTTCGGGAGTAGTGGCAAAACGTAGAAAATCGTAAGCCAGCTTTTGGTGTTTGCTTCCAGATCCAATCGTATACAACCAATATACATTTAAAGAAGCTGTTTTGTGACCAGGATCGGATGGGAGGGAAGTGATATCGATTTTTCCTTTCACTTTCGATTCTTCAATCACTTCTGCCATAGAAGCAAATCCGAACCAGTTGATAGCCATTGCCGCTTGTCCTTCGGCGAAAGCCAAACCTGCTTCAACCGAACCAAATTCTCTAGATTTTGGATGGACTGCAGTTGCATCATTAACCATTTTCCTGTAAAAATCCAATGCTTTTATTGCTCGCTTCGTTATGAATGTCAATCTGATTTTTGTTGTTTAATAAAGAACCACCGCGCGTCCATAATTGCAGACAGAAGTCAAAAACCATATTATGTCCGTCTGGATAATTGGCAAAAACAGCACCGTATAAATTTTGTTCGGGACGATTAAAAAATGTGGCTATTTCTGCGAATTCCTGCCAAGTTTTTGGAGTTGAAAGCTCGTAACCAAACTGTTTTTTAAAATTCTCTTTCTCTGTTTTGTTTTCGAATAAATCTTTTCGGTAAATCAGACATTCAGGCCCGTCGTGAAAAGGAAGTCCGAAAATACCGTTACTCAGCTTTTGTAAATGTAAAAGCGATTTATGCCATCCAAAAGGATAATTTTCTGGTGGATTTTCTCCAATTAATGAAAATAAATTAAGAACCGCATTTTCGTTTGCAGCGTCATAAATCCAATCGGTGTTAATATGGGCGATGTCCCATTTTCCTTCTTTTAGACCTTTTTCAGAAATGGTAGTTTCGTACAAATCATGAAGTTCTAAGGCAACCATTTCGGCTTCAATTTTTATATTATTTTGAAGTGAAAATGCATCCCATAATTTTCGAAGTGTACTTTCGAAAG
It encodes:
- a CDS encoding efflux transporter outer membrane subunit, encoding MTNSSNKYILLVITAALISACSVTKKYERPTTLKTDQLYRDQSTTDSTTIADMPWNTVFKDEKLNALIQKGLEQNLNLKNAIENIVQARASLRQSKLAYYPSLQLDANVTHNKQSQAGLNFPAGININTLTTTYKLGVSSSWEIDVWGKLSSSKRAALATYLASDAAKQAVQTQLIADIANNYFLLLSYDESLKITEETLKSRIENVATIKALKEGAIVTGAAVVQSEANQHAAEVLIPDLKQSIRETENALNILLGQGPGPIDRGVLGTQIIPEQIAIGMPAQLLNNRPDVRQAEFNFRVAFESTNLAKTYFYPSLTLTASTGFSNLELNDFFSHSIFYSIIGGLTQPLFNHGLNKMRLTTAQSQQLQAYNNFQQSLLVAGQEVSNALYAYQMAVEKEDSRAKQIAALEKAVDFTQELLEYSSATNYTDVLTSQQNLLATTIKRS
- a CDS encoding extracellular solute-binding protein, translated to MVNDATAVHPKSREFGSVEAGLAFAEGQAAMAINWFGFASMAEVIEESKVKGKIDITSLPSDPGHKTASLNVYWLYTIGSGSKHQKLAYDFLRFATTPESDKLLTTEGGIGCRKSTWKDAEINTLIPFYHKLEMLHENALTLPQTPIWPKVAELIDGTVLKAIETDIPSEILLEETQKKIRELSQGTTLHSSVKN
- a CDS encoding Gfo/Idh/MocA family protein gives rise to the protein MNIPYKPLLPQTEQPIVIIGASGIVKDAHLPAYEMAGFKVFGITNRTISKAYDLQKQFKIDYVFESVADAVKNAPSNAVYDITVLPDQYIEILEQLPDGAAVLIQKPMGNDLAQAREIVAVCERKNLVAAINFQLRFASFVSAARYLIDQGIIGELYDFEFKVTVNTPWELFPLIKEHPRLEILFHSVHYIDCIRSFLGNPKSVYAKTAKHPLKKLSSSRSTIILDYGENKHVVINTNHDHHFGPKHEESYIKWEGTKGAVKAKMGLLMNYPDGLPDVFEYALPKKDNENEYEWTEVKLEGSWFPEAFIGAMSNLMRYKEGSDSTLSASVQDVLGTMKVVEACYESNKNGGISFDEV
- a CDS encoding extracellular solute-binding protein encodes the protein MEKIRIAVRKFDPFESTLRKLWDAFSLQNNIKIEAEMVALELHDLYETTISEKGLKEGKWDIAHINTDWIYDAANENAVLNLFSLIGENPPENYPFGWHKSLLHLQKLSNGIFGLPFHDGPECLIYRKDLFENKTEKENFKKQFGYELSTPKTWQEFAEIATFFNRPEQNLYGAVFANYPDGHNMVFDFCLQLWTRGGSLLNNKNQIDIHNEASNKSIGFLQENG
- a CDS encoding MaoC/PaaZ C-terminal domain-containing protein, giving the protein MYFKSTFFEDYQIDDKRITLGRTITETDFVVHAGHTGDFFPHHMDEEWCKTQPFGQRIAHGTMVFAIGIGLTASEINPEAFSRGYDKMRFVKPVHIGDTIHSEVTISEKGEAKNPEMGTVTEHVEIINQRGEVVLVCDHLLLVKKRF